Proteins encoded in a region of the Misgurnus anguillicaudatus chromosome 9, ASM2758022v2, whole genome shotgun sequence genome:
- the s100z gene encoding protein S100-Z — MPSKLEGAMDALITVFHNYSGNEGDKYKLNKGELKELLNSELTDFLMSQKDPNLVEKIMNDLDSNRDNEVDFNEFVVLVAALTVACNDFFQEQQKKKARDGK; from the exons ATGCCCAGTAAACTTGAGGGAGCCATGGATGCGCTCATCACGGTCTTCCACAACTACTCGGGGAATGAAGGAGACAAATACAAACTTAACAAAGGAGAGCTGAAGGAACTTCTGAACAGTGAGCTCACCGACTTCCTCATG TCCCAGAAGGACCCCAATCTGGTGGAAAAGATCATGAACGATCTGGATTCCAACAGGGATAATGAGGTGGACTTCAATGAGTTTGTTGTGTTGGTGGCCGCGCTGACGGTGGCGTGCAATGACTTCTTTCAGGAACAACAGAAGAAGAAGGCACGGGATGGCAAATAA
- the crhbp gene encoding corticotropin-releasing factor-binding protein produces MSGTSRAQLCFLLLSVTALRGHARFLDIQDNEMSPEGLLSLLSSELKRELPEEFVYRRALRCLDMVAIEGQFTFTAERPQLNCAVFFIGEPNDIISIEYDSVNIDCRGGDFIKVFDGWVMKGEKFPSSQDHPLPLYERYSDYCDTGAARPIVRSSQNVAMLFFRLHQSGSGFTITFRKLINPFPCNVVSQTPEGSFTMVVPQQHRNCSFSIIYPAEIQIGELSLGQHNDLKRSILGCANSGDFVELLGGNGMDTSKMFPMADICYSFNGPAQLKVGCDNTVVRMVSSGKFVNRVSFQYRLLGHQELQKMKGNSVEDVCLRA; encoded by the exons ATGTCGGGCACCTCGCGCGCGCAGCTCTGTTTCCTCCTGCTGAGCGTCACGGCTCTCCGAGGACACGCGCGCTTTCTGGACATACAG GATAATGAGATGAGTCCGGAAGGATTATTGTCGCTGCTGAGTTCTGAACTCAAGAGAGAGTTACCAGAAGAGTTTGTGTACCGCCGAGCGCTCAG ATGTCTGGATATGGTGGCTATAGAAGGGCAGTTTACATTTACAGCAGAGCGACCACAGTTAAACTGCGCTGTGTTCTTCATCGGGGAACCTAACGACATCATCAGTATTGAGTATGATTCTGTCAACATCGACTGCAGAGGAGGCGATTTTATAAAG GTATTTGATGGCTGGGTGATGAAGGGTGAAAAGTTTCCAAGCTCGCAGGATCATCCTCTTCCTCTGTACGAGCGTTACTCGGATTACTGCGACACTGGAGCGGCTCGGCCAATCGTACGGTCCTCTCAGAATGTCGCTATGCTCTTCTTCAGGCTCCACCAATCAGGAAGCGGCTTTACAATAACGTTCCGCAAACTCATCAATCCGTTCC ccTGTAATGTTGTCTCTCAGACCCCAGAAGGCAGTTTTACTATGGTAGTTCCTCAGCAGCACAGGAATTGCAGTTTCTCTATAATCTATCCAGCGGAGATCCAGATCGGAGAACTCAGTCTCGGCCAGCACAATGATCTGAAG AGATCTATCCTCGGCTGCGCAAATTCTGGAGACTTTGTTGAACTTCTGGGTGGAAATGGTATGGACACATCTAAGATGTTTCCCATGGCAGATATTTGCTACTCATTTAATGGACCAG CTCAACTGAAGGTTGGATGTGACAACACCGTGGTCAGGATGGTGTCGAGTGGAAAGTTTGTAAATCGAGTCAGTTTCCAATATCGGCTACTGGGACACCAAGAACTTCAGAAAATGAAGGGCAACAGTGTTGAAGATGTTTGTTTAAGAGCATAA